From the genome of Candidatus Oleimmundimicrobium sp., one region includes:
- the purB gene encoding adenylosuccinate lyase, with protein sequence MIERYSLPKMKSIWSLENKYQKWLDIEILACEAQAKLEIIPNEAVSDIKNKARFDIKRIDEIEEEVHHDVIAFLTSVSENVGPASKYIHYGMTSSDVVDTGLSVLMKEAIEFLIEDAKNLKTVLKKRAIEYKDTIMIGRSHGVHAEPITFGLKFALWAFEMERNIKRLKSARDVISYGKISGVVGTYANIDPFVESYVCEKLGLKPASASTQVLQRDRHAEYMCTLAVVASSLDKFALEIRHLQRTEVLEAEEPFAKGQKGSSAMPHKKNPIICERICGLARIMRSNAQAAMENVALWHERDISHSSVERVIIPDSTILLDYMFHKMIQVMQGLKVYPENMKTNLEKTHGLFFSQRVLLALIEKGMLREDAYKVVQQCAMKTWQEKVDFKKVLLADGEVKKFLNEEDLNKIFDYSYYLRNIDKVFERLKSLDD encoded by the coding sequence GTGATTGAAAGATATTCGTTACCGAAGATGAAGTCGATTTGGAGCTTGGAAAATAAGTACCAAAAATGGCTTGATATTGAGATTCTTGCCTGCGAAGCTCAAGCAAAACTTGAAATTATTCCCAACGAAGCTGTTAGTGATATAAAAAATAAGGCCCGTTTCGATATTAAGCGGATTGATGAAATCGAGGAGGAAGTTCATCACGATGTCATAGCATTTTTAACAAGTGTATCCGAAAATGTTGGGCCTGCTTCAAAGTATATCCATTATGGTATGACGTCATCTGATGTTGTTGATACAGGTCTTTCTGTTTTAATGAAGGAAGCCATCGAATTTCTGATTGAAGATGCAAAGAATCTTAAAACAGTCTTAAAAAAGAGAGCTATTGAATATAAAGATACGATTATGATTGGCCGCTCTCATGGTGTTCATGCGGAGCCGATTACTTTTGGTTTGAAATTTGCTCTTTGGGCCTTTGAAATGGAGCGAAATATTAAGCGTCTCAAGAGCGCCAGGGATGTTATAAGTTATGGCAAGATATCGGGTGTTGTGGGAACTTATGCTAATATTGACCCCTTTGTCGAGTCTTATGTTTGTGAGAAATTGGGTTTGAAACCAGCATCAGCTTCAACTCAGGTTCTTCAAAGAGATAGGCATGCCGAGTATATGTGTACGCTTGCGGTGGTTGCCTCGTCATTAGATAAGTTTGCCCTTGAAATAAGGCATTTACAGAGAACTGAGGTCTTGGAGGCCGAGGAGCCCTTTGCTAAAGGACAGAAGGGTTCATCGGCTATGCCGCATAAGAAAAACCCGATTATCTGTGAGCGAATTTGTGGATTGGCAAGAATTATGCGCTCAAATGCTCAGGCTGCTATGGAGAATGTAGCTCTTTGGCATGAAAGAGATATATCACATTCTTCTGTTGAGCGGGTTATCATTCCAGATAGCACTATTCTTCTCGATTATATGTTTCACAAGATGATTCAGGTAATGCAAGGTCTTAAAGTCTATCCCGAAAATATGAAAACTAACCTTGAAAAAACTCATGGGCTTTTCTTCTCGCAAAGAGTTTTACTCGCTCTCATTGAAAAAGGGATGTTAAGGGAAGACGCTTATAAAGTGGTACAGCAATGCGCGATGAAGACCTGGCAAGAGAAAGTTGATTTTAAAAAAGTTCTCCTTGCTGATGGGGAAGTTAAAAAGTTTTTAAATGAAGAAGATTTGAATAAAATTTTTGATTACTCTTATTACTTGAGAAATATCGATAAGGTTTTTGAGCGGCTTAAAAGCTTAGATGACTAA
- a CDS encoding phosphoribosylaminoimidazolesuccinocarboxamide synthase yields MLKPTKQGKVRDIYDFGNRLVVVATDRISAYDSILPDDIPYKGKVLTALSLYWFERTKHIVKNHLISSDIRDFPDELKDQADYLKGRSMLVKKADVYSVECIVRGYLSGSGWREYKKNGRVCGIELPKGLKESDKLPRPIFTPTTKEESGHDENISFEEAVKVLGADVAEELRDLSIKLYEFAAAEAESKGIIIADTKFEFGRFQGKTIIVDEIFTPDSSRFWAIDGYQPGGPQKSFDKQFVRDYLDEIGWDHEPPPPHLSPEVIEETSKKYIEAYERIAGKEFKK; encoded by the coding sequence CTGCTTAAACCCACTAAACAAGGAAAAGTTAGGGACATATACGATTTTGGTAACCGATTGGTTGTTGTCGCAACGGATAGAATATCGGCATACGATTCTATCTTGCCTGATGATATACCCTATAAAGGTAAGGTCTTAACAGCTCTTTCTCTTTACTGGTTTGAACGAACCAAACACATTGTAAAAAATCACCTCATCTCCTCAGATATCAGAGATTTTCCTGATGAATTAAAAGATCAAGCTGATTATCTTAAAGGAAGAAGTATGCTTGTAAAAAAGGCCGATGTGTATTCTGTTGAATGTATTGTTAGGGGCTATCTTTCCGGGTCGGGCTGGCGCGAGTATAAAAAAAATGGCAGAGTTTGTGGGATTGAACTCCCAAAAGGTTTAAAAGAGTCCGATAAACTTCCCAGGCCGATATTTACCCCGACCACAAAGGAAGAATCTGGTCACGATGAAAATATCTCATTTGAGGAAGCAGTTAAAGTTCTTGGGGCTGATGTTGCAGAAGAACTTCGGGATTTAAGTATTAAACTCTATGAATTTGCCGCGGCTGAGGCTGAATCCAAAGGGATAATAATCGCCGATACAAAGTTTGAATTTGGAAGATTTCAAGGCAAAACCATAATCGTTGATGAAATATTCACACCCGATTCTTCGCGATTCTGGGCGATTGATGGCTACCAGCCCGGGGGGCCACAAAAAAGTTTTGATAAACAGTTTGTAAGGGACTATTTGGACGAGATAGGTTGGGACCACGAGCCTCCCCCTCCTCATTTATCCCCTGAAGTTATTGAAGAAACGAGTAAAAAATATATAGAAGCGTATGAACGGATAGCTGGAAAGGAATTTAAAAAGTAG
- a CDS encoding FAD-dependent protein: MTKYDVIIIGAGPAGIFAALELVKRNNLKVLILEKGKNIDERVKLLQSKKGDYRNAVNSGWGGAGAFSDGKLTLSTEVGGWLGEYISRDGLQDLIDYVDNIYREFGADSKVHGLDKEKIDEIHRKAELAGLVLIPAKIRHMGTERVRNAMKAMNKFLCSKIEVRTGVEVAQILTKKEKAVGVRTVGGEEIKSDYVIVAPGRIGSDWLSKEAHRLDLRLHMNAVDIGLRLETLASVMEPATKFLYEPKLVYYSKSFDDKVRTFCVCPYGEVTRETYGDVVTVNGQSYANKKTDNTNFAILVSTTFTEPFREPIAYGKYIARLANLLGGGILVQRLGDLKRGRRSTTARITQSTVEATLKDATPGDLSFVLPYRYISDILEMIEAIDKVTPGVNSKNTLLYGVEVKFYSSRLQLGPTLETETKNLYAIGDGAGVTRGLVQSSASGIIAARAILDTLGKN, encoded by the coding sequence ATGACAAAATACGATGTGATAATCATCGGGGCTGGACCAGCTGGTATATTCGCTGCTTTGGAATTGGTGAAGAGAAACAACTTAAAAGTACTTATTTTAGAAAAAGGCAAAAATATTGATGAGCGCGTGAAGCTACTCCAAAGCAAGAAAGGGGATTATCGGAATGCTGTTAATTCAGGCTGGGGCGGAGCAGGCGCTTTTAGTGACGGCAAACTAACTCTCTCTACGGAAGTTGGCGGATGGTTGGGAGAATATATATCGAGGGATGGTCTGCAAGACTTAATTGATTATGTTGATAATATTTATAGAGAATTCGGTGCCGATTCAAAAGTGCATGGTTTAGATAAGGAAAAAATTGATGAAATACATCGCAAAGCTGAACTTGCGGGGCTTGTTCTTATCCCCGCAAAGATAAGGCATATGGGGACAGAAAGAGTTCGCAATGCCATGAAGGCGATGAATAAATTTTTATGCTCGAAAATTGAAGTTAGAACAGGGGTGGAAGTTGCTCAAATTCTTACTAAAAAAGAAAAAGCAGTTGGGGTCCGAACCGTTGGCGGGGAGGAGATTAAGAGCGATTATGTTATTGTAGCTCCTGGAAGAATTGGCTCAGATTGGTTAAGTAAAGAAGCGCATCGATTGGACTTAAGGCTTCATATGAATGCCGTTGATATAGGGCTGAGGCTTGAAACGCTGGCTTCAGTGATGGAACCGGCAACAAAATTTCTTTATGAACCTAAACTTGTGTATTATTCTAAATCTTTTGATGATAAGGTGCGAACATTTTGCGTATGTCCTTATGGAGAAGTGACCAGGGAAACATATGGTGATGTTGTAACGGTGAATGGTCAAAGTTATGCTAATAAAAAGACTGACAATACGAACTTCGCAATATTAGTTAGCACCACATTTACCGAACCGTTTAGAGAGCCCATTGCTTATGGTAAGTATATTGCTCGCTTGGCGAACTTGCTGGGTGGGGGGATTTTAGTTCAGAGATTGGGAGACCTTAAAAGAGGGAGACGCTCGACGACGGCCAGGATAACTCAGAGCACAGTTGAGGCTACCCTAAAAGATGCTACTCCCGGTGATTTAAGTTTCGTGCTTCCTTATAGATATATATCTGATATTCTTGAAATGATAGAAGCTATTGATAAAGTGACGCCGGGGGTTAATTCAAAAAATACACTTTTATATGGGGTGGAGGTAAAGTTTTATTCTTCCAGATTGCAACTTGGGCCCACTCTTGAGACAGAAACAAAAAATCTTTATGCAATTGGGGACGGAGCGGGAGTGACGAGAGGGTTGGTGCAGTCATCTGCTTCGGGAATAATTGCCGCAAGAGCAATTTTAGATACGTTAGGAAAAAACTAA
- a CDS encoding geranylgeranyl reductase family protein: MNYDVIVVGAGVAGSAASYYLAKAGHKVLLLDKCEFPREKVCGDSITPRGVRVLEDMEVVPKLEGRFKETKGVKIYSSKGGCSITDFPAYKDYPRRGFVVPRIKFDKILKEHAEEAGACFSGNSLVTDVLIDSGKVVGVKYTRNGKELEETAKFVVCANGMGSNIAKKVLNVTKNDFRAIGIAIRAYYENVNDIDDYMEIYGEDVILPGVGWIFPQEKGIANVGVGIYLNDLKEKDYNIIGIFNAFVNSSVYASKKLKGAKRLGPIVGKKLHMGGVKRAICDGMVLVGDAAGLVNPLTGEGMMYALESGKYAAEAIGSALSVNDFSEKSLIGYQKNIDTLFNRYFILGALIVRFAKNPWIINSSINLIKRSKKLGELNLRQWISIN; encoded by the coding sequence ATGAATTACGATGTTATAGTTGTTGGCGCCGGAGTAGCTGGTTCAGCTGCTTCGTATTATCTTGCAAAAGCTGGGCATAAGGTCCTTTTGCTTGATAAATGTGAATTCCCCAGGGAAAAAGTCTGTGGAGACAGCATAACACCCAGGGGGGTTAGGGTGTTAGAAGATATGGAAGTTGTTCCTAAACTGGAAGGTAGGTTTAAGGAAACAAAAGGTGTTAAAATTTATTCATCCAAAGGCGGGTGTAGCATTACCGATTTCCCCGCTTATAAGGATTATCCAAGAAGAGGTTTTGTAGTACCGCGTATTAAATTTGATAAAATTTTAAAGGAGCATGCTGAAGAGGCCGGGGCTTGTTTTTCGGGCAACTCGCTGGTGACCGATGTTCTCATCGATTCGGGAAAAGTTGTGGGGGTTAAATATACTCGCAATGGTAAAGAGCTTGAAGAAACTGCCAAGTTTGTTGTTTGCGCGAACGGAATGGGCTCAAATATTGCAAAAAAAGTACTCAATGTTACCAAGAATGACTTTAGAGCAATAGGGATTGCCATACGCGCTTATTATGAAAATGTAAATGATATAGATGACTATATGGAAATTTACGGTGAAGATGTTATTTTGCCCGGTGTCGGATGGATTTTTCCCCAAGAAAAAGGCATTGCAAATGTGGGTGTGGGCATATATTTAAATGATTTAAAAGAAAAAGACTACAACATAATAGGAATCTTTAACGCTTTTGTAAATTCAAGCGTTTACGCGAGCAAAAAATTAAAAGGGGCAAAACGTCTTGGCCCAATTGTGGGCAAAAAACTTCATATGGGCGGGGTCAAGAGGGCGATATGTGATGGAATGGTTTTGGTTGGAGATGCTGCTGGTCTTGTGAATCCTTTAACCGGCGAAGGTATGATGTATGCGCTTGAGAGCGGAAAATATGCCGCGGAGGCAATAGGCTCTGCTCTAAGTGTTAATGATTTTAGCGAGAAATCTCTTATAGGCTATCAAAAAAATATAGATACTCTTTTTAACAGATATTTTATATTAGGCGCACTTATTGTGCGGTTTGCAAAAAACCCCTGGATTATTAATTCATCCATAAATTTAATCAAGAGAAGCAAGAAGTTAGGGGAGCTAAACTTGAGGCAGTGGATTAGCATCAACTAA
- a CDS encoding adenylosuccinate synthase, whose amino-acid sequence MPGIVLIGTQWGDEGKGKITDLLANQMDMVVRYQGGDNAGHTVINGDQEFRFHLIPSGILYPHITCVIGNGVVVNPKVLIEELDGLESRGVCVDKLLISCNAHLVMPYHLVLDGACELKLGKAKIGTTHKGIGPAYADKISRTGLRVQDMLDIKIFRKKLEAALNEKNEILTKIYNFEPFEADKIVADYSSYAKRLEKHITDTSLIVNQTLDKGKNVFFEGAQGTLLDIDHGTYPFVTSSSPVAGGACVGAGVGPKRIDRVIGVVKAYVTRVGSGPFPTELDDKVGERIREKGGEYGTTTGRPRRCGWFDALILRYASRINSLTEIVVTKLDVLSQFEKIKICVGYEYKGKIYDNFPPHQTIVHKCKPVYEEVDGWKESLEDITDYGDLPKAAQKYLARIEELGGVPIKMISVGPKRKQIIFKN is encoded by the coding sequence GTGCCAGGAATAGTGCTTATTGGGACACAATGGGGAGACGAGGGAAAAGGGAAAATAACGGATCTTTTGGCCAACCAAATGGACATGGTTGTTCGGTATCAAGGAGGTGACAATGCGGGTCATACTGTAATCAATGGAGACCAAGAGTTCAGATTCCACTTGATTCCGTCAGGTATTCTTTATCCTCATATTACTTGTGTGATTGGAAATGGAGTTGTAGTTAATCCTAAAGTTTTGATTGAAGAGCTGGATGGTCTTGAGTCCAGGGGGGTGTGCGTTGATAAATTGCTTATTAGCTGCAACGCTCACTTAGTTATGCCCTATCATCTAGTTTTAGACGGGGCTTGTGAGTTAAAGCTTGGCAAAGCTAAAATTGGAACGACTCATAAGGGTATTGGTCCGGCTTATGCTGACAAGATAAGCAGAACAGGTTTAAGAGTTCAAGATATGCTTGATATAAAGATTTTTAGGAAAAAATTAGAAGCGGCTCTTAATGAAAAAAATGAGATATTGACGAAGATATATAATTTTGAACCCTTTGAGGCGGACAAAATAGTAGCCGATTATAGTAGTTACGCGAAGCGCTTAGAAAAACACATTACAGATACTTCCTTGATTGTTAACCAGACCTTAGATAAAGGTAAAAATGTATTTTTTGAAGGGGCGCAGGGCACACTCTTAGATATTGATCATGGAACCTATCCGTTTGTTACTTCTTCTTCTCCTGTGGCAGGAGGGGCATGTGTGGGCGCTGGTGTTGGGCCAAAACGTATTGATAGAGTTATTGGTGTCGTTAAAGCTTATGTTACCAGGGTAGGCTCGGGTCCATTTCCAACGGAGCTAGATGATAAAGTTGGAGAGAGGATAAGGGAAAAGGGTGGAGAATATGGGACTACAACCGGCAGGCCCAGAAGATGCGGCTGGTTTGATGCGCTTATACTGAGGTATGCGAGTAGGATAAACAGTTTAACTGAAATTGTTGTAACAAAACTCGATGTTTTGTCGCAATTTGAAAAGATAAAAATCTGTGTTGGATATGAGTACAAGGGGAAAATTTATGATAATTTTCCACCCCATCAAACAATTGTTCACAAATGTAAACCTGTCTATGAAGAGGTTGACGGTTGGAAAGAAAGTCTTGAGGATATTACCGATTATGGTGATTTACCAAAGGCCGCGCAAAAGTATTTAGCTAGAATAGAAGAGCTTGGAGGCGTTCCTATAAAGATGATATCGGTTGGGCCGAAAAGAAAACAGATTATTTTCAAGAATTAG
- the purE gene encoding 5-(carboxyamino)imidazole ribonucleotide mutase, whose amino-acid sequence MKKPLVGILMGSVSDEPVMKVAKEILDEFEISNEVHVMSAHRTPKKVQEYALTAEEKGVEVIICGAGKAAHLAGAIASYTILPVIGVPISSKDFGGMDALLATVQMPNGVPVATVAIGGAKNAGILATQILSIKYPKIREALKKYKENLAAR is encoded by the coding sequence ATGAAGAAGCCGCTTGTTGGAATTTTAATGGGGAGTGTGTCAGATGAGCCGGTTATGAAAGTTGCCAAAGAAATTCTCGATGAGTTTGAGATATCCAATGAAGTGCACGTGATGTCCGCGCATCGTACTCCAAAGAAAGTTCAGGAGTATGCTTTAACGGCTGAAGAAAAAGGGGTAGAGGTTATAATCTGTGGAGCAGGTAAAGCAGCGCATCTTGCGGGAGCTATAGCTTCTTACACAATCTTACCTGTAATTGGAGTCCCAATTTCTTCCAAGGATTTTGGAGGAATGGACGCCCTTCTTGCAACGGTGCAAATGCCCAATGGTGTTCCTGTTGCGACAGTTGCCATTGGAGGAGCCAAAAACGCGGGAATTCTGGCTACCCAAATTTTAAGCATTAAATATCCAAAAATTCGTGAAGCTCTTAAGAAATATAAGGAAAATTTAGCAGCACGTTGA
- the purD gene encoding phosphoribosylamine--glycine ligase, translating into MKVLVVGSGGREHALTWKLSQSSLVGKIYCAPGNGGTAKIAENLNISVDDIEALANFAEEKDIGLTVVGPEAPLVIGIVNLFEKRGLKVFGPRKEAAQMEGSKSFAKSIMQKYGIPTGFAQTFTNYEEALNYTDGHEVPLVIKADGLAAGKGVFIAENKGEAKKALEDCFVNKRFGLAGGKVIIEEYLEGEEVSLLAFTDGKTVLPMVPAQDYKRIYDGDLGPNTGGMGSYSPVPAVTSNMYDEIVSKVLRPTIKGLANEGIEYRGVLYAGIVLTKDGPKVLEFNCRFGDPETQAILPRLESDLAEVMLNVADGCLGQHGNLKWSSKNCVTVVLASDGYPGKYKKGFEIKGIEDANLNDDIVVFQAGALLNGGKIVTAGGRVLSVSALGNNFKDARERAYEAVEKINFEGMYYRKDIALRAVRN; encoded by the coding sequence ATGAAAGTTTTAGTTGTTGGGAGCGGTGGCAGAGAACATGCGTTAACGTGGAAATTAAGTCAGAGCTCTCTGGTTGGGAAGATTTATTGTGCTCCCGGAAATGGTGGAACGGCAAAAATTGCGGAAAATTTAAATATTTCGGTTGATGATATTGAAGCGCTTGCTAATTTTGCTGAAGAAAAAGATATAGGGCTTACTGTGGTTGGGCCCGAAGCGCCTCTTGTTATTGGCATCGTTAATTTATTTGAAAAAAGAGGATTGAAGGTATTCGGTCCGCGAAAAGAAGCGGCTCAAATGGAAGGCAGCAAAAGCTTTGCTAAAAGTATTATGCAGAAATACGGCATACCAACCGGGTTTGCTCAAACTTTTACCAATTATGAGGAAGCCTTAAATTACACTGATGGTCATGAAGTACCTCTGGTTATCAAAGCAGACGGATTGGCGGCGGGTAAAGGTGTGTTTATCGCAGAAAACAAGGGAGAAGCTAAAAAAGCTCTCGAAGATTGTTTTGTAAATAAAAGATTTGGTTTGGCGGGAGGAAAGGTAATAATCGAAGAATATCTGGAAGGCGAGGAAGTTTCGCTGCTTGCGTTTACGGATGGGAAAACTGTTTTACCTATGGTTCCTGCTCAGGATTATAAGAGAATTTACGATGGTGATTTGGGCCCCAATACAGGGGGCATGGGTTCTTATTCACCTGTTCCGGCAGTAACAAGCAATATGTACGATGAGATAGTCAGCAAAGTACTTAGGCCAACAATTAAAGGGTTGGCAAATGAGGGGATTGAGTATCGCGGAGTTCTCTATGCTGGGATAGTTCTTACAAAGGACGGCCCCAAGGTTCTTGAGTTTAATTGTCGCTTTGGAGATCCTGAGACTCAGGCGATTCTTCCACGGTTAGAGAGTGATTTGGCCGAGGTAATGCTCAATGTTGCCGATGGGTGTTTGGGGCAACACGGGAACTTAAAATGGTCATCAAAGAATTGTGTAACGGTTGTTTTGGCTTCAGATGGTTATCCGGGGAAGTATAAAAAGGGATTTGAAATAAAAGGTATAGAGGATGCTAATTTGAACGATGATATAGTTGTATTTCAGGCAGGGGCTCTCTTAAATGGTGGTAAAATAGTTACCGCGGGGGGAAGGGTTTTAAGTGTAAGTGCTCTGGGAAATAATTTTAAAGATGCTCGTGAGCGAGCATACGAAGCAGTTGAAAAAATTAATTTTGAAGGCATGTATTATCGAAAAGATATAGCCTTGAGAGCAGTGAGAAATTGA
- the dnaB gene encoding replicative DNA helicase, whose translation MANLPNAKKVVDVNFLEKIPPHNIEAEQSLLGSMLISQGIIPDIVEKVKPTDFYRGPHQQIYEAILNLYTKGEPADPITVANELKVKGLLDQVGGKSYIHTLINMVPTAANAKYYAEIVEKNAVLRSLISAATEIVGMSYGSPEDIGLLIDQAESLIFSVSKKRISEKFIHIKDLLTESFEQIEKLYEKGANVTGLPTGFIDLDEKTSGLHPSDLIVVAARPSMGKTSLVLSIAQHVAVNEKIPVAIFSLEMSRQQLAQRLMCAEARVDAQHLRTGNLKTEDWRELSNAVGRLADAPIFIDDSPNITMMEVRAKARRLMAKHKLGLIIVDYLQLMQGRGRIENRQQEISEISRALKILGRELEVPVIAVSQLSRAVEQRTDKRPLLSDLRESGAIEQDADIVVFIYRDDYYNKESDDKGIAEIIIGKHRNGPTGTIRLAFLEHYTKFANLAKNV comes from the coding sequence ATGGCCAATTTGCCTAATGCCAAAAAGGTTGTAGACGTGAATTTTTTAGAGAAAATTCCTCCTCATAACATTGAGGCCGAACAATCACTTTTAGGTTCTATGTTAATCTCGCAAGGGATAATCCCCGATATAGTGGAGAAAGTGAAACCTACAGATTTTTATCGGGGCCCCCATCAGCAAATTTATGAAGCTATTTTAAACCTTTACACTAAGGGCGAACCAGCAGATCCAATAACGGTTGCGAATGAGTTAAAGGTTAAGGGGCTGTTAGATCAAGTAGGAGGAAAATCATATATTCATACTTTGATTAATATGGTTCCTACTGCCGCAAATGCAAAGTATTACGCAGAAATAGTTGAGAAGAATGCGGTTTTGCGCTCCCTCATTAGCGCGGCTACTGAAATTGTGGGGATGAGTTATGGCAGTCCTGAAGATATTGGATTATTAATAGATCAAGCCGAAAGCCTAATTTTTTCCGTTTCGAAGAAAAGAATATCTGAAAAATTTATTCACATTAAAGATTTGCTCACGGAGAGTTTTGAACAAATTGAAAAACTTTATGAAAAAGGTGCCAATGTTACCGGTTTGCCCACTGGCTTTATAGATCTTGACGAGAAGACTTCCGGTTTACATCCTTCAGATTTAATTGTTGTGGCAGCGCGCCCCAGCATGGGAAAGACTTCGTTAGTTCTATCAATAGCCCAACATGTTGCTGTGAACGAAAAGATTCCCGTTGCTATATTTAGTTTGGAAATGTCTCGTCAACAGTTGGCCCAACGATTGATGTGTGCTGAAGCGCGAGTTGATGCTCAACATCTAAGAACGGGAAACTTAAAGACGGAAGATTGGCGCGAGCTATCGAATGCTGTAGGAAGATTGGCTGATGCTCCCATCTTTATAGACGATTCCCCAAACATAACCATGATGGAGGTTCGCGCTAAAGCTCGTCGGCTTATGGCTAAACATAAACTTGGGCTCATAATTGTAGATTACCTGCAATTAATGCAAGGGAGAGGCAGAATTGAGAATCGTCAACAGGAGATTTCTGAGATATCTCGAGCTCTTAAGATATTAGGAAGAGAGCTGGAAGTTCCTGTTATTGCGGTATCGCAGCTCTCACGTGCGGTTGAACAAAGAACAGACAAGCGCCCTCTTTTGAGCGATTTAAGAGAGTCGGGAGCCATTGAACAGGATGCCGACATTGTTGTGTTTATTTATAGGGATGATTATTACAATAAAGAATCTGATGATAAAGGTATTGCCGAGATCATAATAGGCAAACATCGGAATGGACCCACCGGCACAATACGACTGGCCTTTTTGGAACACTACACAAAGTTTGCCAATTTAGCTAAGAATGTTTAA